A single genomic interval of Devosia oryziradicis harbors:
- the cfa gene encoding cyclopropane fatty acyl phospholipid synthase, producing MSESAKRFVLRQLERSGVALNGPAAWDPQVHDERLWARLLRDGTLGLGESYMDGWWDAAGLDQFLFRLVSSHIQDAFPRDLAEMWSVARGRLLNLQRLRVTEVGEKHYDIGNDLYAAMLDQRLIYPCGYWKDARTLDEAQEAKLDLVCRKLGLKPGMHVLDIGSGWGGFLKFAAERYGISGIGVTVSKEQAALANERNAGLPVETRLLDYQALEGQFDRIVSIGMFEHVGYKNYRSYFEKAASLLAPGGLFLLHTIGGHTSTTHGDPWSEKYIFPNGMLPSIAQIGRAIEGLFVMEDWHNFGADYDRTLMAWRDNFDAAWPRLAGEKYDERFRRMWRYYLSSFAALFRARNISLWQVVLSPEGVAGGYSSIR from the coding sequence ATGTCTGAATCTGCCAAGCGTTTTGTCCTCCGCCAACTGGAGCGCAGCGGCGTTGCGCTCAATGGCCCCGCTGCATGGGATCCGCAGGTGCATGATGAGCGCCTGTGGGCTCGTCTGTTGCGCGACGGAACACTGGGCCTGGGCGAGAGCTACATGGATGGCTGGTGGGACGCAGCCGGGCTTGACCAGTTCCTGTTTCGACTGGTGAGCAGCCATATCCAGGATGCCTTTCCCCGCGACCTTGCCGAGATGTGGAGCGTGGCGCGCGGGCGGCTGCTCAACCTGCAACGTCTGCGCGTTACCGAGGTGGGCGAGAAGCATTACGATATCGGCAACGATCTCTACGCCGCCATGCTGGACCAGCGGCTGATCTATCCCTGTGGCTACTGGAAGGATGCCCGGACGCTGGATGAGGCGCAAGAGGCCAAGCTCGACCTGGTCTGCCGCAAGCTTGGGCTCAAGCCCGGCATGCACGTTCTCGACATCGGCTCGGGCTGGGGCGGGTTCCTCAAATTCGCCGCCGAGCGCTACGGGATATCGGGCATTGGGGTCACCGTCAGCAAAGAGCAGGCGGCACTGGCCAATGAGCGCAATGCGGGGCTGCCGGTCGAAACGCGGCTGCTCGACTACCAGGCGCTCGAGGGACAGTTCGACCGCATCGTTTCGATCGGCATGTTCGAGCATGTCGGCTACAAGAATTATCGCAGCTATTTCGAGAAAGCGGCCAGCTTGCTGGCTCCAGGCGGGCTGTTCCTGCTGCACACGATCGGCGGCCACACCTCGACCACGCATGGCGATCCGTGGAGCGAAAAGTACATCTTCCCAAACGGCATGCTGCCCTCCATCGCCCAGATCGGCAGGGCCATCGAGGGGCTGTTCGTCATGGAGGACTGGCACAATTTCGGCGCCGATTACGACCGCACCCTGATGGCCTGGCGAGACAATTTCGATGCTGCCTGGCCGCGGTTGGCGGGCGAAAAGTACGACGAGCGGTTCAGGCGCATGTGGCGCTACTATCTCAGCAGCTTTGCCGCGCTGTTCCGCGCCCGCAATATCAGCCTCTGGCAAGTGGTGCTCTCACCCGAGGGCGTCGCTGGGGGCTATTCAAGCATCCGTTGA
- a CDS encoding DUF1294 domain-containing protein: MRHSGELIQWNNKGGYGFVRDDTGRDYYVHISNITGGRPHLGDRLAFDTALGRKGRPSAVAVTITDTTPAPRPATLREIKQPAPGVSRYKLGLRTAAATLMTLLILWAIASDRAPQWLGLLYAGMGAGSALLYRFDKLYALTGKYRVSETNLHVVDLSFGIIGGLAAQEVYRHKTVKPRFVATTWGIALLHTLGLAALAFGWLAAFAGQLGW; the protein is encoded by the coding sequence ATGCGGCACTCGGGCGAACTGATCCAGTGGAACAACAAGGGCGGCTACGGCTTCGTGCGCGACGACACGGGCCGGGATTACTACGTCCACATTTCCAATATCACGGGTGGTCGTCCGCATCTGGGTGACCGGCTCGCCTTCGACACGGCCCTGGGCCGCAAGGGACGACCCTCGGCGGTGGCCGTCACCATAACCGACACCACGCCCGCGCCACGTCCGGCCACCCTGCGCGAGATCAAGCAACCCGCCCCCGGGGTCTCGCGCTACAAGCTCGGCTTGCGCACCGCAGCGGCAACCTTGATGACGCTGCTGATCCTGTGGGCCATCGCCAGCGACCGCGCGCCGCAATGGCTTGGCCTGCTCTATGCTGGCATGGGCGCCGGCTCGGCCCTGCTCTACCGCTTCGACAAGCTCTATGCGCTGACCGGCAAGTACCGCGTCAGCGAAACCAACCTGCATGTCGTCGATCTCAGCTTCGGTATCATCGGTGGACTGGCGGCGCAGGAAGTCTATCGCCACAAGACGGTCAAGCCGCGCTTCGTCGCCACCACCTGGGGCATTGCCCTGCTGCATACGCTGGGCCTGGCTGCCCTGGCATTTGGCTGGCTGGCTGCCTTCGCCGGACAATTGGGCTGGTAG
- a CDS encoding HAD family hydrolase, with translation MPDFSAIRGVLFDKDGTLVDFNRTWFPVVMALAREARSGDEDEARALVERGGYDWTEQRFRSGSAVAAGTNADIVDLFHPELAGEEREAKIAAFNAITTQEGARRAVAINGLAAAIRQLSSGGMLLGIATNDSEAGARATATALGLGDQFHSIIGYDSVAQPKPWPDQLHLFAQRTGLAPSAIAMVGDNNHDLDMAHAAGAGLAIGVLSGNSTRAELSNRAHVIVDSVADLPALFGRKG, from the coding sequence ATGCCAGATTTTTCCGCTATTCGCGGCGTCCTGTTCGACAAGGATGGCACGCTGGTCGATTTCAATCGGACCTGGTTCCCCGTGGTGATGGCGCTGGCCAGGGAGGCCCGGTCCGGCGATGAAGATGAGGCCCGCGCCCTGGTCGAACGGGGTGGCTATGATTGGACGGAGCAGCGCTTTCGCAGCGGCTCGGCCGTGGCAGCCGGGACAAACGCCGACATTGTCGACCTGTTTCATCCGGAGCTTGCGGGCGAGGAGCGAGAAGCCAAGATTGCAGCCTTCAATGCCATCACCACCCAGGAAGGCGCGAGGCGCGCGGTGGCGATCAACGGGCTTGCCGCGGCCATCAGGCAATTGTCCTCCGGGGGTATGCTGCTGGGCATTGCCACCAATGATTCCGAGGCGGGCGCCCGCGCTACGGCCACTGCCCTAGGCCTGGGCGACCAGTTTCACAGCATTATAGGTTACGATTCAGTGGCGCAGCCCAAGCCGTGGCCGGACCAGTTGCACCTGTTCGCCCAGCGGACCGGCCTTGCGCCCAGCGCCATTGCCATGGTCGGCGACAACAACCACGACCTCGACATGGCCCATGCCGCCGGGGCGGGCCTCGCCATCGGCGTGCTCTCCGGCAACAGTACGCGTGCCGAACTGTCTAACCGCGCCCATGTCATCGTCGACAGCGTTGCCGACCTGCCGGCGCTGTTTGGGCGCAAGGGCTAG
- a CDS encoding glycoside hydrolase family 25 protein: protein MIASWPLPSMSAFAKGTVAAMLAALLVACSSGGGLYGPIQGDNRPHSGVDRARNMPIQGIDVARYQENIDFRQAFASGMHFVFMKATEGKDYLDPNFRTNWVRARDAGMPRGAYHFMTWCSLASEQAAWFISQVPNDPDALPPVLDLEWNNHSSCKTKPSRADALEKVRYMLDAMERHTGKLPIIYTDMNFHRDVLEGEYFPNAFWLRSTAAEPRERYGNRTWTFWQWTQTGVVRGVRGEVDRNAFYGGQNEWIQFLLTGCDPRAIASLGPSGRCQSAK from the coding sequence ATGATCGCCAGCTGGCCGCTTCCCTCGATGTCCGCTTTCGCCAAGGGCACCGTCGCAGCCATGCTGGCCGCTTTGCTGGTCGCCTGCTCGTCCGGCGGCGGGCTCTATGGCCCGATCCAGGGCGACAACCGTCCCCATTCCGGCGTCGACCGCGCGCGCAACATGCCCATCCAGGGCATCGACGTGGCGCGCTACCAGGAAAACATCGACTTCCGCCAGGCCTTCGCCTCGGGCATGCATTTCGTCTTCATGAAGGCGACCGAGGGCAAGGACTATCTCGATCCTAACTTCCGCACCAACTGGGTGCGGGCGCGGGATGCGGGCATGCCGCGCGGCGCCTATCACTTCATGACCTGGTGTTCGCTGGCCTCGGAACAGGCGGCCTGGTTCATCAGCCAGGTGCCCAACGATCCCGATGCGCTGCCGCCGGTGCTGGATCTGGAATGGAACAACCATTCGAGCTGCAAGACCAAGCCAAGCCGTGCCGATGCGCTCGAAAAGGTGCGCTACATGCTCGACGCCATGGAGCGCCATACCGGCAAGCTTCCCATCATCTATACCGACATGAACTTCCATCGCGACGTGCTCGAGGGCGAGTATTTCCCCAACGCCTTCTGGCTGCGCTCGACTGCCGCAGAACCGCGTGAGCGCTATGGCAACCGCACCTGGACGTTCTGGCAGTGGACGCAGACGGGTGTCGTGCGCGGCGTGCGTGGCGAGGTCGACCGCAACGCCTTCTATGGCGGCCAGAATGAGTGGATCCAGTTCCTGCTGACCGGCTGCGATCCGCGCGCCATCGCCTCGCTGGGGCCGAGCGGCCGCTGCCAATCGGCGAAATAG
- a CDS encoding helix-turn-helix transcriptional regulator, giving the protein MDKTERLFAVMDALRRHRRPVTAAAMAEEQGVSVRTMYRDVQTLIGLGAPIDGEAGVGYMLKPGFFMPPLMFTPEELEALVLGARWVGAQPDDGLGAAARNALAKIATASPEDLRDRINDTGLWPVAVWSADSRRPMPILGQVRQAMRTEKALRIAYEDEGGNPSERVIWPVQLAYYEGKQVIAAWCCLRAAFRNFRTDRIVELEVTEERYGKRRAVLEREWRDSWQQDPRWQGGDQAQA; this is encoded by the coding sequence ATGGACAAGACCGAGCGTCTCTTTGCCGTCATGGACGCACTGCGCCGCCATCGCCGGCCCGTCACGGCAGCAGCCATGGCCGAAGAGCAGGGCGTCTCGGTGCGCACCATGTATCGCGACGTGCAAACCCTTATCGGGCTGGGCGCGCCTATCGATGGTGAAGCCGGGGTCGGCTACATGCTTAAGCCAGGCTTCTTCATGCCGCCCCTGATGTTCACGCCCGAGGAACTCGAGGCCCTGGTGCTGGGTGCCCGCTGGGTGGGGGCGCAGCCCGATGACGGACTGGGTGCGGCTGCACGGAACGCGCTGGCCAAGATTGCCACGGCCTCGCCCGAAGACCTGCGTGACCGCATCAACGACACCGGGCTCTGGCCGGTGGCGGTGTGGAGCGCCGATTCTCGCCGGCCCATGCCCATACTGGGCCAGGTGCGCCAGGCCATGCGTACGGAAAAGGCCCTGCGGATCGCCTACGAGGACGAAGGCGGCAACCCGTCCGAACGCGTTATCTGGCCGGTCCAGCTGGCTTATTACGAGGGCAAGCAGGTGATCGCCGCCTGGTGCTGCCTGCGCGCGGCTTTCCGCAATTTCCGCACCGATCGCATCGTTGAACTCGAAGTGACCGAGGAGCGCTACGGCAAGCGCCGCGCAGTGCTTGAACGTGAGTGGCGCGACAGCTGGCAGCAGGATCCGCGCTGGCAGGGCGGCGACCAGGCCCAGGCCTGA
- a CDS encoding aldose epimerase family protein, which yields MAIAVSTFGTFGDKRVDQFRLVSDTGVTVDLISYGVAVRDWRVPVAGGERSVVLGFDTFEPYPLHSPHFGSLAGRVANRIKGASFDLNGKTYKLSANAGDLQLHGGDEGLGRQVWDGQVDEANNAVRFTHFSPDGAMGYPGNVNFAATYTLRGNRLRLELTATTDQPTPISLVQHQYFNLGTTDDVLDHTIQVNSSAYTELGADLAPTGAILPSAGTIYDLRQPRTMRDAAGQPVDYDIGVALDTGRSHADPIATVAGPDRALTLKLWSDRPGVQVYNGVWTDIPVPGLNGKSYKKHAGFCLEDQAFADAVHNPHFPNVIHSPERPYSHWCEFEIA from the coding sequence ATGGCCATTGCAGTTTCGACGTTCGGGACCTTTGGAGACAAGCGGGTCGATCAGTTCCGGCTGGTCAGCGACACCGGGGTCACGGTCGATCTGATTTCCTATGGCGTGGCGGTGCGCGACTGGCGCGTGCCGGTGGCCGGCGGCGAGCGCTCGGTGGTGCTGGGCTTTGACACATTCGAACCCTATCCGCTGCACAGCCCGCATTTCGGGTCGCTGGCCGGGCGCGTGGCGAACCGCATCAAGGGCGCTTCGTTCGACCTCAATGGCAAGACCTACAAGCTATCAGCCAATGCAGGCGACCTGCAGCTGCATGGCGGTGACGAGGGCCTGGGCCGCCAGGTCTGGGATGGACAGGTTGACGAGGCCAACAATGCGGTGCGCTTCACCCACTTCTCGCCCGACGGCGCCATGGGCTATCCCGGCAATGTCAACTTCGCCGCGACCTATACGCTGCGCGGCAATCGCCTGCGGCTGGAATTGACCGCCACGACCGACCAGCCAACCCCGATCAGCCTGGTGCAGCATCAGTATTTCAACCTGGGCACCACGGATGACGTCCTGGACCACACGATCCAGGTCAATTCCTCCGCCTATACCGAGCTCGGCGCCGACCTGGCGCCGACCGGCGCCATCCTGCCCTCGGCGGGCACGATCTACGACCTGCGTCAGCCGCGGACGATGCGGGACGCTGCCGGGCAGCCGGTCGACTACGACATCGGCGTGGCGCTCGATACCGGCCGCAGCCATGCCGACCCGATCGCCACGGTGGCCGGGCCCGACAGGGCGCTGACGCTCAAGCTCTGGAGCGACCGGCCGGGCGTCCAGGTCTATAATGGCGTCTGGACCGACATTCCGGTGCCCGGTCTCAACGGCAAGAGCTACAAGAAGCATGCCGGCTTCTGCCTGGAAGACCAGGCCTTTGCCGATGCGGTGCACAATCCGCATTTCCCCAACGTGATCCATTCCCCCGAGCGGCCCTACAGCCACTGGTGTGAATTCGAGATCGCCTGA
- a CDS encoding YifB family Mg chelatase-like AAA ATPase yields the protein MVTRVATVAFQGIEAVPVDVQVQIAPGMAQFILVGLPDKAVKESGERVRAALVASGLGLPPKRITVNLAPADLPKEGSHYDLPIALGIMAAIGAIPQDALDGYLALGELGLDGRLAHVGGILPAAIAAQGRDLGLICAEPSGPEAAWAGDGLDIVAAESLLALANHLTGHQLAARPVPRKYLPQGALPDLGDVRGQQVARRALEVAAAGGHNMLMVGPPGAGKSMLAARLPSILPPLDPRELLDISMIQSIAGELAGGAISDRRPFRAPHHSASMAALVGGGLRVRPGEVSLAHNGVLFLDELPEFAPSVLDSLRQPLELGETVIARANARVSYPSRVQLIAAMNPCKCGMAGTPGHTCRRGKACADDYQSRVSGPFLDRIDIRIDVPAVTAADMIAPASAAESSATVAERVARARARQRQRFAEHGAPDVFTNAGASATLIEAVVNPDKESQTLLLQAAERFNLSARAYHRVLKVARTLADLAGVDKVDRPHIAEALSYRLNLGAA from the coding sequence ATGGTTACCCGCGTAGCGACAGTGGCGTTTCAGGGCATCGAGGCGGTGCCTGTTGATGTTCAGGTGCAGATCGCGCCGGGCATGGCGCAATTCATCCTGGTCGGGCTACCCGACAAGGCTGTCAAGGAATCCGGGGAGCGCGTGCGCGCTGCCTTGGTGGCATCCGGTCTCGGCCTGCCGCCCAAGCGCATCACGGTCAACCTGGCGCCGGCCGACCTGCCCAAGGAGGGCAGCCACTACGACCTGCCCATCGCGCTGGGCATCATGGCCGCTATCGGCGCCATTCCACAGGATGCGCTCGATGGCTATCTGGCGCTGGGCGAGCTGGGGCTCGACGGGCGCCTTGCCCATGTCGGCGGCATCCTGCCTGCCGCCATTGCTGCCCAGGGGCGCGACCTTGGCCTCATCTGCGCCGAACCTTCGGGCCCTGAAGCCGCCTGGGCCGGAGATGGACTCGACATCGTCGCAGCCGAGAGCCTGCTCGCGCTGGCCAATCACCTGACCGGCCATCAGCTGGCCGCCCGCCCCGTGCCACGCAAATATCTGCCACAGGGCGCCCTGCCCGACCTCGGCGATGTGCGCGGCCAGCAGGTGGCCCGGCGGGCCCTGGAAGTGGCGGCGGCTGGCGGCCACAACATGCTGATGGTGGGGCCGCCAGGCGCGGGCAAGTCGATGCTCGCGGCGCGGCTGCCCTCCATCCTGCCGCCGCTCGATCCGCGTGAACTGCTCGATATCTCGATGATCCAGTCCATTGCCGGCGAACTGGCGGGCGGGGCGATTTCCGACCGCCGGCCGTTCCGCGCGCCACACCACTCCGCGTCCATGGCAGCCCTGGTCGGTGGCGGCCTGCGGGTGCGTCCGGGCGAGGTGAGCCTGGCGCATAACGGCGTGCTGTTTCTCGACGAACTGCCCGAATTTGCCCCCAGCGTGCTCGACAGCCTGCGCCAGCCGCTGGAATTGGGCGAAACCGTCATTGCCCGGGCCAATGCCCGCGTCAGCTATCCCAGCCGGGTGCAGCTGATCGCGGCGATGAATCCCTGCAAATGCGGCATGGCGGGCACGCCCGGCCATACCTGCCGCCGCGGCAAGGCCTGCGCCGACGACTACCAGAGCCGGGTCTCGGGGCCCTTCCTCGACCGCATCGACATCCGCATCGACGTGCCGGCGGTAACCGCCGCCGACATGATTGCTCCCGCCAGCGCTGCGGAGAGCTCGGCTACCGTGGCGGAACGGGTAGCGCGCGCCCGGGCGCGGCAGCGCCAGCGCTTCGCCGAGCATGGTGCGCCGGACGTCTTTACCAATGCCGGCGCCAGTGCGACTTTGATCGAGGCGGTGGTCAACCCCGACAAGGAGAGCCAGACCCTCCTGCTTCAGGCCGCCGAACGCTTCAACCTCTCGGCGCGCGCCTATCACCGCGTGCTCAAGGTGGCGCGGACCCTGGCCGATCTGGCCGGCGTGGACAAGGTGGATCGCCCGCACATCGCCGAGGCGCTAAGCTACCGCCTCAACCTCGGAGCGGCCTGA
- a CDS encoding NUDIX domain-containing protein, translating into MIHRISCGALVVRDGKILLVRHQQPGLHDFWVAPGGGVEGTEELARAAERETLEEAGIHVVATRLAYIDEGWNEAQRILKFWFLADYVSGELDTSANPGEGEFITEAGWFPLDALPEGHVFPEPLRTRFPRDLAAGFPGAIKLPLRKLLF; encoded by the coding sequence ATGATCCACCGTATTTCCTGTGGCGCGCTGGTAGTGCGCGATGGAAAGATTCTGCTCGTTCGCCACCAGCAGCCCGGCCTGCACGATTTCTGGGTGGCGCCGGGCGGGGGCGTCGAGGGCACTGAGGAACTGGCCCGCGCCGCCGAACGCGAGACCTTGGAGGAAGCAGGTATTCACGTCGTGGCGACCCGGCTTGCCTATATCGACGAGGGTTGGAACGAAGCGCAGCGCATTCTCAAATTCTGGTTCCTCGCCGACTACGTCTCGGGCGAACTCGACACGTCAGCCAACCCGGGTGAAGGCGAATTCATCACCGAGGCTGGTTGGTTCCCGCTCGATGCCCTGCCGGAAGGGCATGTGTTTCCCGAACCGCTGCGGACGCGCTTTCCGCGCGATCTGGCCGCCGGTTTCCCCGGCGCGATCAAGCTGCCGCTGCGCAAGCTGCTGTTCTAG
- a CDS encoding LacI family DNA-binding transcriptional regulator, whose translation MNEIGLRRRATVHDVARAAGVSLATVDRVLNGRPGVRAATAERVEAAIAEIGFQRDLGASLLARARDLRLVFVIPGGTNEFMASLADAIERRSGPALADRMHIETRRIRALDADALAESLDALDARQCDCAIIVASQEPSVQAAVDSATRRGIAIMTLVSDLPGTLRRHFIGIDNVAAGRTAASLMGRFLPQGGKVAVIAGSLHLRDHSDRLAGFRTTLEADFPAVEIIGPIEGHDERSETEAIVADLLARHGDLAGLYNLGAGNAGLVVALEGSRRAGAIRVIAHELTDSTRRGLKSGAIDVVLDQNPDGEIREAIAAARSLALGSNGSVTTDPIEIGIFLRDNLR comes from the coding sequence GTGAACGAAATCGGTCTGAGACGCCGGGCCACGGTGCATGATGTGGCGCGGGCCGCCGGCGTGTCGCTGGCCACGGTCGATCGCGTGCTCAACGGCCGCCCGGGCGTGCGCGCCGCCACGGCCGAAAGGGTCGAGGCCGCCATTGCCGAGATCGGTTTCCAGCGCGATCTGGGCGCATCGCTGCTGGCGCGGGCCCGCGACCTGCGGCTCGTCTTCGTCATCCCGGGTGGCACCAACGAATTCATGGCCAGCCTCGCCGACGCCATCGAGCGTCGCAGTGGCCCGGCCCTGGCCGATCGCATGCATATCGAGACGCGCCGCATCCGCGCGCTCGATGCCGATGCGCTGGCCGAGAGCCTGGATGCCCTCGACGCCCGCCAATGCGACTGCGCCATCATCGTGGCCAGCCAGGAGCCCTCGGTACAGGCCGCGGTCGACAGCGCCACGCGCCGCGGCATTGCGATCATGACCCTGGTCTCGGACCTGCCGGGTACGCTGCGCCGCCACTTCATCGGCATCGACAATGTCGCCGCCGGCCGCACCGCCGCTTCGCTGATGGGGCGCTTCCTGCCCCAGGGCGGCAAGGTGGCCGTCATTGCCGGCTCCCTGCACCTGCGTGACCATTCCGACCGCCTGGCCGGATTTCGCACCACCCTTGAAGCCGATTTTCCCGCTGTCGAAATCATCGGCCCCATCGAGGGCCACGATGAGCGCAGCGAGACTGAAGCCATCGTCGCCGATCTGCTGGCGCGGCATGGCGATCTCGCCGGGCTCTACAATCTGGGCGCCGGCAATGCCGGTCTCGTGGTGGCGCTCGAGGGTTCACGGCGCGCTGGCGCCATCCGGGTCATCGCCCATGAACTGACCGATTCGACCCGTCGCGGGCTGAAATCGGGCGCCATCGATGTGGTGCTGGACCAAAATCCCGATGGCGAAATCCGCGAGGCGATCGCGGCGGCGCGCAGCCTGGCGCTGGGGAGCAATGGCAGCGTTACCACCGACCCCATTGAAATCGGGATTTTCCTGCGCGACAATCTGCGCTAA
- a CDS encoding epoxide hydrolase family protein yields MATPFTIAVPEADVADLKARLTATRFPKTLEGVGWDYGTEGAFLRRFVDYWANQYDWRAAEAQLNGFAQFTEVVDGETIHFVHVRGEGQTNVPILLTNGWPSNFVELLPLVPLLTRAVDGVAFDVVIPSLPGYGFSSQPTRPGMHLSAVAPLWAKLMTRLGYERFMISGSDMGAGIEMGLVRDFPERVIGAHYVGVYYGFPRPDDPTPEEEAYFKIVDQWGFTEGAYAMIQGTKPATLAVGLNDSPAGLASWILEKYWKWGDTGGDILHAFELEDLATILSVYWFTQTIGSSVRLYKEAFADPDLIRKPSRHAVPHAVLLPPNDNPAPRAWGERNLWNIVRWTEPREGGHFPALEIPEAMAHDIRAFHGQIS; encoded by the coding sequence ATGGCCACGCCCTTTACCATTGCGGTTCCCGAGGCCGATGTCGCCGACCTCAAGGCCCGCCTGACCGCCACCCGCTTCCCCAAGACGCTTGAGGGGGTGGGGTGGGACTATGGCACCGAAGGCGCCTTCCTGCGCCGTTTCGTCGACTACTGGGCCAACCAGTATGACTGGCGTGCCGCCGAGGCGCAGCTCAATGGCTTTGCCCAGTTCACCGAGGTGGTGGACGGCGAGACGATCCATTTCGTGCATGTGCGCGGCGAGGGTCAGACCAATGTGCCGATCCTGCTGACCAATGGCTGGCCGTCCAACTTCGTCGAATTGCTGCCGCTGGTGCCGCTGCTGACCAGGGCGGTGGATGGGGTGGCCTTCGATGTCGTCATCCCCTCGCTGCCCGGCTATGGCTTCTCGAGCCAGCCGACCCGGCCCGGCATGCATCTGAGTGCCGTGGCACCGCTCTGGGCGAAGCTGATGACGCGGCTGGGCTACGAGCGGTTCATGATCTCGGGCTCCGATATGGGCGCCGGGATCGAGATGGGCCTGGTGCGGGATTTCCCCGAGCGGGTGATCGGCGCCCATTATGTCGGTGTCTACTATGGCTTCCCGCGGCCGGACGATCCAACTCCCGAGGAAGAGGCCTATTTCAAGATCGTGGACCAATGGGGGTTCACCGAAGGCGCCTATGCCATGATCCAGGGCACCAAGCCGGCGACGCTGGCGGTCGGGCTCAACGATTCCCCGGCGGGGCTGGCCAGCTGGATCCTCGAGAAATACTGGAAGTGGGGCGATACGGGCGGTGACATCCTGCATGCCTTCGAGCTGGAGGATCTGGCGACGATCCTGTCGGTCTATTGGTTTACCCAGACCATCGGCTCCTCGGTACGGCTCTACAAGGAAGCCTTTGCCGACCCTGACCTCATCCGCAAGCCGTCACGCCATGCCGTCCCGCACGCCGTCCTGCTACCGCCGAATGACAATCCAGCGCCGCGCGCCTGGGGGGAGCGCAATCTGTGGAATATCGTGCGCTGGACCGAACCTCGCGAAGGCGGGCATTTCCCGGCGCTCGAAATCCCCGAGGCGATGGCGCATGACATCCGGGCTTTCCATGGCCAGATTTCGTGA
- a CDS encoding MarC family protein, which translates to MPTTTFLVAFATLFATVGVADIAFIFAALTKHNTAKQRFAFATRGVIIAGVILLLFAVLGNPILEVFGITIPALRTAGGLLLFLIAIDMVFARHSGGTDITDQEEVEARSREDIAVFPLAMPLLAGPGAISAVILLTTGTHNPAEFWAVLVAIVVILFLAWLTLLVAIPIQRLLGVTGLAVVSRVVGILLAALAVQFVFDGVKASGLLAGAAA; encoded by the coding sequence ATGCCCACCACGACCTTTCTCGTCGCCTTCGCGACCCTCTTCGCCACGGTGGGCGTGGCCGACATCGCCTTCATCTTCGCGGCGCTGACCAAGCACAATACCGCCAAGCAGCGCTTCGCCTTTGCCACCCGCGGCGTCATCATCGCCGGGGTGATCCTGCTGCTCTTTGCCGTCCTGGGTAACCCGATCCTCGAAGTGTTCGGCATCACCATTCCCGCCCTGCGTACGGCCGGCGGCCTGCTGCTGTTCCTGATCGCCATCGACATGGTTTTCGCCCGCCATTCCGGCGGCACCGACATTACCGATCAGGAAGAGGTGGAGGCCCGTTCGCGCGAGGATATTGCGGTGTTTCCGCTTGCCATGCCGCTGCTGGCCGGACCGGGCGCCATCAGCGCGGTGATCCTCCTCACCACGGGCACGCATAACCCCGCCGAGTTCTGGGCGGTGCTGGTCGCCATCGTGGTGATCCTGTTCCTGGCCTGGCTGACTTTGCTGGTCGCCATTCCCATCCAGCGCCTGCTGGGCGTGACCGGCCTTGCCGTGGTGTCGCGCGTGGTGGGCATTCTCCTGGCCGCGCTAGCGGTGCAGTTCGTCTTCGACGGCGTCAAGGCCAGTGGCCTGCTGGCCGGCGCCGCAGCCTAG